CTTGAAATTTGTTTCTTCGCAAATCAAGTACTGATAGTGAAGCACCAAAGTTGTCTAAGCAGTGCGGAAGTGAACCACTTAAGTTGTTATTTGCCAAATCAAGGACttgaagaaaaatcaaagtGCAAAACAATTTCGGAACATTTCCAGTCaatgaattatttgaaatatCGAAATGCAAAGTGGCGACTGGTGGAATAGGAAGTGATCCTTGGAGCGAGTTTGACTCAAGATCAAGAACTTGTAGACTCGCGGTGCTTTTGTTCCACATCCATTCTGGGACTTGGCCATGAATCTTGTTGTTGGAGAGGTTTAAAAACACCAATTCATCTTGGTCTCtaagaaaatttggaaatttGCTCAAGTTGCACGAAGAAAATCCTAAAACTTGAAACTTTTGAAGAGTTGCATTGGCACTGGTTTCTTTAGTAAGTAAAGATAATTGATTACCAGAAATATCCAATGCAATTAAATGTTTGAGCTTAACAAACTCGGCAAACTCCACAATGCCGTTAAGGTAGTTTTCAGAAAGATAAAGAACTTGAAGATTCTTGAAGTTGAAGACTGAGTTTGAAATTTGACCATGAAGTTTGTTGGTGGAAAGGTCCAAGAAAAGTAATTGTGTGAGGTTCATAGGCCCAAAAGTAACTGGGCCAGTTAACTGATTGTTGCTCAAATTAATGGCTTCCAATTGTGTTTCATTCATAAGCCCAAAATGCAATTCACCACTCAAAAGGTTCTCGTCTAGATAAATGTCAATCAATTGTGGCAAGTTTACAAGCTTAGTAGGAATTGGACCTGTCAATTTATTGCCGGAAATGTCTAAGAAATTGAGTTGAACAAGGTTTTCAAGTGAAGGCGGGATGTTACCCACGAAAGCGTTATTTGAAAGCTCAAGATGATTGAGTTTAGAGAGGTTGCCAAATGAAGACGGGAGGTTACCCACGAAAGAGTTTCTTGAAAGGCTAAGTTCAACGAGTTTAGTAAGGTTACCTAGTGAAGATGGAATGGACCCCGAAAAATTGTTGTCAAACAATAGCAACTCTGTGAGTGAGCCAAGGTTTCCCATGGAAGCGGGTAGCTCACCAGTGAAACTTGTGCCTGCCAGATTCAATGCTTCAAGCGGACCACTCCATGTAAAGTCAGGCAAATAACCGATGAGGCCTTCATTGCCAATTACAGAAAGAACTCGCAAATTTGATAGCTTAAAGATGCCGATTGGAAATTCCCCGTGCAAACCACATCCACCAAGAGAGAGGAATGTTAACAAAGACAAGTTTGCCAAAATATTAGGTACCGTAGAGCTAATGTCCACCCCACTCAAATCAAGCTTTTGTAGGCGGGTCAAATTTCCAACTAGGCTTCTTAGGCTGGGCTTTTTGAGTTCCAAATGGGGATATCCAAGAAGGGGGATATCATAGTCTTGAGATAAATCGAGGGATGACAAGTGCGACAATTGTGAAATTTCTAACGGAATTTGACCAGAAAAGTTAGACCAAGAGAGATTGAGATGTGTTAGTCTTGAAAGATCACGTACCTGGTGTGGGATATGAGAGTAGTTAAAGTCATTGAAGGCAAGGTTAAGCCTTTGGAGATGAACAAGACGAAAAAGGCTACTAGTGGAGTTAATAGAACCATATAGACAGCTACTACTGAGGTCCAGCCCAATTACATGACCTGTGGCTTCATCGCACTCCACCCCATCCCATGAGCAGCAATCACTTTTGTCTCCTTCTACTGTCCACGACGCAACCTTTTGACAAGAAGCAGACTGATATATCATTCTACTATGACCAAAAGGATCATAAGATGCAGATTCATTGATGATAAAGCTTTGCTTGAATTTCAACAAGGCAGAGCTCTCATCATGATGGCACAGGGGTTGCATAAAAGGAGAAGATTGACCAACTATAAGATGTAACCGTGAAAGTAAGAAAAGCAAGGCcatgaaaatgaagagagaaagcgAGAAACCCATTGTGTTATATCACTGTTGGATATGCTTGGTAAATGGTAATGAAGCTCATAATAAGGAGAGAGCTTTAATTTATAGGCTGGATTTCGATTTCGCTTGGCGTTGAAAGCTTTTGCGAGTATGTCCAGAACTGTGCAAAGAAATGATGTGTCGGCCAGATGGTATGTACGGGCATCTATAATTGAGTCTTTTGGTcatcaaatgaataaataaaaattagaagggCCTAGAACTGGTACTCCAAATTAAGCTGAATAGGATCAGTCTTGCGCTAGCTTGAGTAATATtcctaaaaccttttttttttttttttggtgtatgtTTTTCTTGTGCTCCAAAATTTATAtgacttttaaattattattagatttatggtaaattattattgatttttttaaaaataaataaaaaaataacactttCAGTCATAATTATGagcattattttataattaatagttAAGTGCGCGCGCGTAACACGCCTCGTCAATTGGCGTctttttatctcatttccaaCTTTTTATTATCTAATTGCCTGATTTTCTGTCATGATAATAATGATATTCAAGAAGGGGTCACAACTAATATCCACGATTAAATGGATCTTATCCCATGTACACTTTGATTTTACAT
This window of the Corylus avellana chromosome ca5, CavTom2PMs-1.0 genome carries:
- the LOC132180654 gene encoding receptor-like protein 33 yields the protein MGFSLSLFIFMALLFLLSRLHLIVGQSSPFMQPLCHHDESSALLKFKQSFIINESASYDPFGHSRMIYQSASCQKVASWTVEGDKSDCCSWDGVECDEATGHVIGLDLSSSCLYGSINSTSSLFRLVHLQRLNLAFNDFNYSHIPHQVRDLSRLTHLNLSWSNFSGQIPLEISQLSHLSSLDLSQDYDIPLLGYPHLELKKPSLRSLVGNLTRLQKLDLSGVDISSTVPNILANLSLLTFLSLGGCGLHGEFPIGIFKLSNLRVLSVIGNEGLIGYLPDFTWSGPLEALNLAGTSFTGELPASMGNLGSLTELLLFDNNFSGSIPSSLGNLTKLVELSLSRNSFVGNLPSSFGNLSKLNHLELSNNAFVGNIPPSLENLVQLNFLDISGNKLTGPIPTKLVNLPQLIDIYLDENLLSGELHFGLMNETQLEAINLSNNQLTGPVTFGPMNLTQLLFLDLSTNKLHGQISNSVFNFKNLQVLYLSENYLNGIVEFAEFVKLKHLIALDISGNQLSLLTKETSANATLQKFQVLGFSSCNLSKFPNFLRDQDELVFLNLSNNKIHGQVPEWMWNKSTASLQVLDLESNSLQGSLPIPPVATLHFDISNNSLTGNVPKLFCTLIFLQVLDLANNNLSGSLPHCLDNFGASLSVLDLRRNKFQGSIPETWLGGGQLRIINFSQNKFQGHLPRLLAKCTWLRVLDLNDNQFIGRFPFWLGHLPNLEVLILRSNKFNGSMGTPQTYFKFPNLRILDISHNDFMGKLPLRLLENWKAKSFENAYSYSMMMTNKGNNLFYEKVQELLIAIDFSSNKFVGEIPESIGNLKGAQLLNLSNNALIGHIPSSLGNLTELEALDLSHNKLSGEIPQQLTQLTFLGFLNVSRNNLMGPIPQGRQFDTFENKSFQGNPGLCGRPLTRKCGNSNEPPSHPSIFQESQDIGSPFEFGWKIVVIGYVFGFVVGVIIGPIVIARKHDWLMKTLRIRPVSWRRRRN